A stretch of Acidobacteriota bacterium DNA encodes these proteins:
- a CDS encoding M14 family zinc carboxypeptidase has protein sequence MKNIKKIIIAFLLIMPLTAYLKSEEKKVGLNAAGLIKNPKVDVSWNRYYDSSQIKDIMIKLEKAFPSLAKAYSIGKSTEGRDIICIEITNFKKGNPDKKPGMYIDGNIHGNEIQGSEVALYTAWYLLENYGNNQKNNRTCR, from the coding sequence ATGAAAAACATAAAAAAAATTATTATTGCTTTTTTATTGATAATGCCTCTGACAGCTTATCTAAAATCTGAGGAAAAAAAGGTTGGATTAAATGCTGCAGGGCTAATCAAAAACCCAAAAGTGGATGTCTCATGGAACCGCTACTACGACTCTTCCCAGATAAAAGACATCATGATAAAGCTTGAAAAGGCATTTCCTTCCCTTGCTAAAGCATACTCAATTGGAAAATCTACTGAAGGAAGAGATATCATATGTATCGAAATAACAAATTTCAAGAAAGGAAACCCTGACAAAAAGCCAGGAATGTACATCGATGGTAACATTCATGGAAATGAAATTCAGGGAAGTGAGGTGGCACTCTATACAGCATGGTATCTTTTAGAAAATTATGGAAACAACCAAAAAAATAACAGAACTTGTAGATGA
- a CDS encoding M14 family metallopeptidase yields METTKKITELVDDRVFYIIPTINPDGRDWFIHYPNTPNSSRSGKKPVDDDMDGLIDEDGYEDLDGDGNICQIRIKDPNGRWKPSSEDPRVMVRCKPDEKGTYTLLGLEGIDNDGDGRINEDGPGGYDLNRNWPFNWQPEYIQRGAHEYPFSLPETRAVGEFVLKHENIAAFQSYHNFGGMILQGPGQKDTPYAFQDAGIFEYIGKKGEEIIPGYRFVTVYKDMYTVWGGELDWFYLGRGVLGFSNELFTSENYFRKKTPPYQERRTRMFEPDKEPYDFNDLLLFGDTFVDWKPFKHPQFGEVEIGGFKKNFTRMPPSFLLEEECHRNAAFTLFYADCTPQVKIQNVEVKKIDGDLHNIWVTLENQRMIPTRTAQDVQNKISRADQVKIYGKDIKVLSAGFVVDKYTGVVTPVEKHPEYIEITSIPGMSTRIIQFTIKGKGNIKITIDSVKGGIDQAEIKI; encoded by the coding sequence ATGGAAACAACCAAAAAAATAACAGAACTTGTAGATGATAGGGTTTTCTATATTATTCCTACCATTAACCCAGATGGAAGAGACTGGTTCATTCATTATCCCAATACACCGAATTCATCAAGGAGTGGGAAAAAACCAGTCGATGATGACATGGATGGTCTCATAGATGAAGATGGATATGAAGATTTAGATGGAGATGGGAATATCTGCCAGATCAGGATAAAAGACCCTAACGGAAGGTGGAAGCCCTCCTCTGAAGACCCAAGAGTAATGGTAAGGTGTAAACCTGACGAAAAGGGAACTTACACCCTTCTTGGACTCGAGGGTATTGACAACGATGGAGATGGAAGAATTAACGAGGATGGACCAGGGGGATATGACTTAAACAGGAACTGGCCGTTCAACTGGCAGCCTGAATACATCCAGAGAGGTGCCCATGAATATCCCTTTTCCCTTCCTGAGACAAGAGCAGTAGGAGAATTTGTTTTAAAACATGAAAATATCGCTGCATTTCAGAGTTACCACAATTTTGGAGGAATGATACTTCAGGGCCCAGGACAGAAAGATACTCCATACGCATTTCAAGATGCAGGAATTTTTGAATACATCGGAAAAAAAGGAGAGGAAATAATTCCAGGTTACAGATTTGTCACTGTTTACAAAGATATGTATACAGTATGGGGAGGAGAATTAGACTGGTTCTATCTTGGGAGAGGAGTCCTGGGTTTTTCAAACGAGCTTTTTACTTCAGAAAATTATTTCCGCAAAAAAACTCCTCCTTATCAGGAAAGAAGGACAAGGATGTTTGAGCCTGATAAAGAGCCATATGATTTTAACGACCTTTTACTTTTTGGAGATACATTTGTTGATTGGAAACCTTTTAAACATCCTCAGTTCGGAGAAGTTGAGATAGGAGGGTTCAAAAAGAATTTCACAAGAATGCCACCTTCATTTTTGTTGGAAGAAGAATGCCACAGAAATGCTGCGTTCACTCTTTTCTATGCGGATTGTACGCCCCAGGTTAAAATTCAAAATGTTGAGGTGAAAAAAATTGATGGAGACCTTCACAATATATGGGTTACTTTGGAAAACCAGAGAATGATCCCCACCCGAACTGCTCAAGATGTTCAGAACAAAATAAGCAGAGCGGATCAGGTTAAAATATATGGAAAAGATATAAAGGTTTTATCAGCTGGATTTGTTGTCGATAAGTACACAGGAGTGGTAACACCTGTTGAAAAACATCCTGAATATATTGAAATAACAAGTATACCTGGTATGTCAACAAGAATTATTCAATTCACAATAAAAGGAAAAGGAAACATTAAAATTACAATTGATTCTGTTAAAGGTGGAATAGACCAGGCAGAGATTAAAATTTAA
- a CDS encoding sodium:proton antiporter, whose amino-acid sequence MKKILTIISLLLVIPIFSFSSQKTEIIPISPFWSIPFILLLISIAVFPLINKEWWDKNFQYFSLFLGFIVVSYYLFFHNPPRVWGIFLEYFSFISLIGSLFVVSGGILIRTERKTTPFLNVLILFIGSVISNLFGTTGASMILIRPFLRINRYRIKPYHVVFFIFLVSNIGGCLTPVGDPPLFLGYLEGVPFFWVIEHVWQIWLLTIILVLTIFFLIDYYHYSKLSKEAHPKKKVKFEILGLHNLLFIVLILTAVFTHTPFREIIMITSAIISYKFTNKEIHKENEFNFFPIEEVAILFAGLFATMIPALDWLRLNGGKLGITVPGAFFWATGTFSSFLDNAPTYLNFLSAAIGFKGMEVKNLLIHFPEYVVAISVAAVFFGAMTYIGNAPNFMVKSISEHQKINCPSFLEYMIKYSIPLLIPIFFSIWLLFFL is encoded by the coding sequence ATGAAAAAAATATTGACAATTATTTCCTTGTTGCTTGTAATCCCAATCTTTTCTTTTTCTTCCCAAAAAACTGAAATAATTCCAATAAGCCCATTCTGGTCGATTCCATTTATTCTTTTACTAATTTCTATTGCGGTTTTTCCATTAATAAATAAAGAATGGTGGGATAAAAACTTTCAGTATTTTTCATTATTTCTTGGGTTCATCGTGGTAAGTTACTATTTATTCTTTCACAACCCACCAAGAGTATGGGGAATCTTCCTTGAATATTTTAGCTTTATCTCTTTAATTGGCTCTCTCTTTGTTGTCTCAGGAGGAATTTTAATAAGAACAGAAAGAAAAACAACCCCATTCCTGAATGTTCTGATATTATTCATCGGCTCAGTCATATCAAATCTCTTTGGAACTACTGGCGCATCAATGATTTTAATAAGGCCATTTCTTAGAATTAATCGCTACAGAATCAAGCCGTATCATGTAGTATTCTTCATATTTCTTGTCTCAAACATTGGCGGATGTCTAACACCTGTTGGCGACCCTCCCTTATTTTTAGGATACCTTGAAGGAGTGCCTTTCTTCTGGGTTATTGAACATGTCTGGCAAATCTGGCTTCTGACAATAATTTTAGTACTCACCATATTTTTTTTAATAGACTACTACCATTATTCAAAGCTAAGTAAAGAAGCCCACCCTAAGAAAAAAGTTAAATTTGAAATCCTTGGACTTCATAATCTTTTGTTTATTGTATTAATCCTTACTGCAGTGTTTACTCACACTCCATTTCGAGAAATTATAATGATTACATCAGCAATAATCTCATACAAATTTACAAATAAGGAAATCCATAAAGAAAATGAATTCAATTTCTTCCCAATTGAGGAGGTGGCCATTTTATTTGCTGGACTCTTCGCTACGATGATTCCTGCCCTTGACTGGCTCAGACTGAATGGAGGTAAATTAGGGATAACTGTTCCAGGCGCATTTTTCTGGGCAACAGGAACTTTCTCTTCCTTTCTTGATAATGCGCCAACCTATTTAAATTTCCTCTCAGCTGCAATTGGATTTAAAGGAATGGAGGTAAAAAATCTATTAATTCATTTTCCTGAATATGTTGTGGCAATATCTGTTGCCGCCGTATTTTTTGGAGCAATGACCTATATCGGAAATGCTCCAAATTTTATGGTTAAATCAATATCAGAACACCAAAAGATTAACTGTCCTTCGTTTCTTGAATATATGATAAAATATTCAATTCCTCTATTGATTCCAATTTTTTTCTCAATTTGGCTTCTATTCTTTTTGTAG
- a CDS encoding Xaa-Pro peptidase family protein: MENSRRDFLKKSLLALPILGNIEKIFSLESVGEEKSCTTPLFPGEDRLSIEWYKAIIERFKKKMEEARIDGMLMQDPNNIIYLAGYFHSPTERPCYLWVPVEGEPFLFVPGLDRDLVETWWIKNFETYFDFPHAETGGLDNPQGTADLLQWCLKAIDKRGYRTRIIGLESEPGPKKLSRMKKVLKNSKFVDTGHIPLKMRIVKTPEEIALMKRAMLYHDKALEFARKYILLKGTDATDFEVSMAATEYGNNLLFKDIKRDGRPHTAVGTRVSIGCRTGVGTAYPHPNQAHHNRIKRGDAIQIAGGTRIGGYGGEGYRACHIEPIPDLARKMWEVHTEMTIKQQELQKAGARCKDIAKEILDIAHKAGLEKYIYHRPAHGIGMEGHQAPYLALGDETILEEGMVFSNEPGLYNPEGGYGYNHGNTIVTRKERGEILNETPLTKEWCWLKI, encoded by the coding sequence ATGGAAAATTCGAGGAGAGATTTTTTAAAAAAGTCTTTATTGGCCTTGCCAATCTTAGGAAATATAGAAAAAATTTTTTCCTTAGAAAGTGTTGGAGAAGAAAAGTCATGCACGACGCCCCTTTTTCCAGGAGAGGATAGATTATCGATTGAGTGGTATAAAGCTATAATCGAAAGATTTAAGAAAAAAATGGAGGAAGCCAGAATCGATGGAATGCTAATGCAGGATCCAAATAATATTATCTACCTTGCAGGCTATTTTCATTCTCCAACAGAAAGACCATGTTACTTGTGGGTTCCTGTTGAAGGAGAGCCATTTTTATTTGTTCCAGGACTCGACAGAGATTTAGTCGAAACATGGTGGATTAAAAATTTTGAGACTTATTTCGACTTTCCCCATGCGGAGACTGGAGGGCTTGATAATCCACAGGGAACTGCGGATTTACTCCAGTGGTGTTTAAAGGCCATCGATAAAAGAGGGTACAGAACCAGAATAATTGGTCTGGAATCTGAGCCAGGACCGAAGAAGCTGAGCAGAATGAAAAAAGTTCTGAAAAATTCAAAATTTGTGGATACCGGTCATATTCCTTTAAAAATGAGAATAGTGAAAACTCCAGAGGAAATAGCCTTGATGAAAAGAGCAATGCTTTACCATGATAAAGCCCTGGAATTTGCGAGGAAATACATTCTTTTAAAGGGAACTGATGCTACAGATTTTGAAGTATCTATGGCAGCTACTGAATATGGAAACAACCTTCTGTTCAAGGATATAAAGAGAGATGGTAGACCTCATACTGCTGTGGGAACGAGGGTAAGCATAGGTTGCAGAACAGGAGTTGGAACAGCATATCCTCATCCGAATCAAGCTCATCATAACAGAATAAAAAGGGGAGATGCTATACAGATTGCAGGAGGAACGAGAATTGGAGGATATGGAGGAGAGGGATACAGGGCATGCCACATTGAGCCCATTCCGGATCTTGCAAGGAAGATGTGGGAAGTCCATACTGAAATGACTATAAAGCAGCAGGAGCTCCAGAAAGCAGGGGCTCGATGTAAAGATATAGCGAAAGAAATCCTTGACATAGCTCATAAAGCTGGCCTTGAAAAATATATATATCATAGACCTGCCCATGGAATTGGAATGGAAGGTCATCAGGCTCCTTATTTAGCTCTTGGAGATGAGACAATTCTGGAAGAGGGCATGGTATTTTCCAATGAGCCAGGACTATACAATCCTGAAGGAGGATATGGGTATAATCACGGAAACACAATTGTAACAAGAAAAGAGAGAGGGGAAATACTTAATGAAACACCTTTAACAAAAGAATGGTGCTGGCTAAAAATATAA
- a CDS encoding ABC transporter ATP-binding protein: MNDNYLKIEGLTKFYPLPKGQLKVFENLNFELKKNELVAVMGVSGVGKTTLLNLIGTLDKPTDGKIFVNGKDIFSMDEESLIRFRRDTIGFIFQFHHLLPEFSAEENISIPLMIKGVKRKEALERAREVLKEVGMEDRAKEKPSQLSGGENQRVAVARALCSEPELLLADEPTGNLDPKTAIEVFSLIKELHLKKGVSTIVVTHNEKIANKCDRIFFMEKYK; the protein is encoded by the coding sequence ATGAATGATAATTATTTAAAGATTGAAGGGCTTACAAAATTTTACCCACTTCCAAAGGGACAACTTAAAGTTTTTGAGAATTTAAATTTTGAACTGAAAAAAAATGAACTTGTTGCTGTGATGGGGGTTTCCGGTGTCGGTAAGACAACACTTTTGAATCTTATAGGAACACTGGATAAACCAACCGATGGAAAGATATTTGTAAATGGAAAGGATATATTCTCCATGGATGAAGAGAGTTTGATCAGGTTCAGAAGAGACACTATCGGGTTTATTTTTCAATTCCATCATTTGCTTCCCGAATTTTCAGCAGAAGAGAATATATCTATTCCCCTGATGATAAAAGGAGTAAAAAGGAAAGAAGCTCTGGAAAGAGCAAGAGAAGTGTTGAAGGAAGTTGGAATGGAAGACAGGGCTAAAGAGAAGCCTTCCCAGCTTTCAGGTGGAGAGAATCAGAGAGTTGCAGTTGCAAGGGCACTATGTTCAGAGCCAGAGCTTCTTCTTGCTGATGAACCAACTGGAAACCTTGATCCAAAAACCGCAATTGAAGTATTTTCTCTGATAAAAGAACTTCATTTAAAAAAGGGGGTTTCAACGATAGTTGTGACTCATAATGAAAAAATTGCCAATAAGTGCGATAGAATATTTTTTATGGAGAAGTATAAATAA
- a CDS encoding ABC transporter permease, translated as MSFEFFVAKRYLVAKRKQAFISVITSISIFGITIGVTALIIAIGLITGFQEDIQSKILNSTSHILISDITGEGIENWEKIAKKIKEMDKKNRIISATPVIWGMSLLIGPARVSPATIKGLELDEEVKNSDWLRSLEKGRLPENENEILLGKEIGRNVGADVGSSVSILMPRPSLSPFGVMPKMKRFRVSGIFSTGLWEFDSTTLIFPLNSAEKFFLMKGKMHYIQLKLKNIFEAAEISDRLKDELEFKYFITTWMDLNRSLFSALKLEKTVLFLTISLIVFVASLNIIASLILTVIEKTKDIGVLLSMGTSPKMIRKIFFYQGAIIGLLGTFFGAVLGLLVCFIATKFQLIKVPVDIYQIPFVPFRIKIFDLSIIILISLLISFTSTLFPSKKASKVNPIEALRYE; from the coding sequence ATGTCTTTTGAATTTTTTGTAGCTAAAAGATACCTTGTTGCCAAGAGAAAACAGGCATTTATTTCAGTAATTACTTCAATTTCAATCTTTGGAATTACAATAGGTGTAACTGCTTTAATCATTGCAATAGGTTTGATTACTGGGTTTCAGGAGGATATTCAATCAAAGATTCTTAACTCTACTTCCCATATATTAATTTCTGATATAACTGGCGAGGGAATAGAAAACTGGGAAAAGATTGCGAAGAAAATCAAAGAAATGGATAAAAAAAATAGGATTATTTCTGCAACCCCTGTTATCTGGGGAATGAGTCTTCTCATTGGACCTGCCAGGGTTTCTCCAGCAACAATAAAAGGATTGGAACTCGATGAGGAAGTTAAAAACTCAGACTGGCTCAGAAGTCTTGAAAAAGGTAGATTGCCAGAAAATGAAAATGAGATATTGCTTGGAAAAGAAATAGGAAGAAACGTAGGAGCTGATGTTGGTTCGAGTGTAAGCATTTTAATGCCTCGTCCATCGCTTTCACCCTTTGGGGTGATGCCGAAGATGAAAAGATTTAGAGTGAGTGGAATTTTCTCCACAGGTCTTTGGGAATTTGATTCAACAACTTTGATATTTCCACTAAATTCAGCAGAGAAATTTTTTTTGATGAAAGGAAAGATGCATTATATCCAGTTGAAATTGAAAAACATATTCGAAGCTGCTGAAATTTCAGATCGATTAAAGGATGAGTTAGAGTTTAAATATTTTATCACCACATGGATGGACTTAAACCGCTCCCTTTTTTCAGCATTAAAGCTTGAAAAGACAGTGCTTTTTCTTACAATATCTCTAATAGTTTTTGTTGCATCTTTAAACATAATAGCTTCATTAATTCTCACTGTAATAGAAAAGACAAAAGATATTGGTGTCCTCCTTTCCATGGGTACGTCGCCGAAGATGATAAGAAAAATATTTTTTTATCAGGGTGCAATAATAGGTTTACTCGGGACTTTTTTTGGTGCAGTGTTGGGTCTTTTGGTATGTTTTATTGCGACTAAATTTCAACTGATAAAAGTTCCTGTGGATATTTATCAGATACCTTTTGTGCCATTCAGGATTAAAATATTTGACCTGAGCATAATAATTCTAATTTCATTATTAATAAGTTTTACATCAACTTTATTTCCCTCTAAAAAGGCTTCTAAAGTCAATCCCATTGAGGCATTAAGATATGAATGA